The following coding sequences lie in one Deltaproteobacteria bacterium genomic window:
- the tssM gene encoding type VI secretion system membrane subunit TssM, producing MAALKYIFAVLLIAAVWAVVLLLGLPMWIAIVSTVVIVAVLATFVIVKVVRARKAAKEIERALKAQADRHAASARPDLRADIESMQQEFLRAIAALKGSKLAGKKPNEALYALPWYMIIGPPGAGKSTALRQSGLRFPYQSKSGGGVQGVGGTRNCQWWMTNEAVILDTAGRYTTEDSDRDEWMSFLDLLKKNRPKQPVNGVMVAIAVTDISEAQPDEVHARAREVRARIDEVMAKLEMVVPVYVLFTKVDLLPGFVEIFGDLGDAERRQIWGFTAPVTQKSDPATLFQKHFDELAQVVERRAIRRMGDERRAESRDKIYEFPQYFEPMRDKLAAFVGELMADNVYAESPHLRGVYFTSGTQEGRTIDRIMNSMAAAFGIQPKLAYTTPQVEPKSYFLGELFEKVIFPDKNIAQRSAAKVKRQALIGHAIGGGLLLASIGMALLPVVAFRNNRELMTEAQDALSKVEEHVGQKVPDRVNAPIRLAQVDPLRAVERTLDEHADDGAPLLLRMGMYQGAKFQPQMRRLYLRTVRDELVRPFIDLTVADLKRFVQKHGPTSDAVSGDLHREYEEKLRFYLLLTATAKGGGELDYPPKGEPGLDEKQREWIRGRIADQWRDALKHLGDVADRDTMLNVADAYLDIVAEDKLYLFERELKVVENTRKILKRTDQLDALLHELLRDVEAPDLTLADISSSRKALLNDDVVVPGKYTRQAWDDGIAVKLSQSVDALLGNEWVLGWTEEEVTKNRERQLDLLRSRYFTEYIDAWKKFVQAIYTKAPSDLSDAGEILKDLTGGSPAPIRRTCTFVLYHTTLDDPDPEVEEDEPDLADQALEAGAKQLEKKAGKAGSKLEAARKKLLEERRKKRQNDPTLKINEDVKKEFADFIKFGCGEQMPAKEGEPPPPAKAVPLDAYEQELKAVRDALNAKLAEESAANNAALKKAVDTALTTSENLVNEADNGAWLASSLRKILLPPLRGMAGLAGRGVDKDLTNKYCAEVVDPMNKLLAKYPFAPKGSDVSLQQFSEFFAPDGGKLWAFYDAALAGRVPEKNHSFSITNAGSGVTAIDPRLVQFLNRARDLQRALYANGGADMAVEFDVTIRGTSSAARTTLTIDGHEYVYKNGPEQAEHFVWPGEGDKKVGSVVAVGEGFRDEFGQQSKWGLFRLLEAGTISSGGNGSGFTIVFNLSPTAGARNPDQAFLRMRIKPQEPDINPFFGNDDRPVDFMSLFRHPDLVPPKSILIGGPQCP from the coding sequence ATGGCCGCGCTCAAGTACATCTTCGCCGTCCTGCTCATCGCCGCCGTCTGGGCGGTGGTGCTGCTGCTGGGTTTGCCGATGTGGATCGCGATCGTCTCGACGGTCGTGATCGTCGCGGTGCTCGCGACCTTCGTGATCGTCAAGGTCGTGCGCGCCCGCAAGGCCGCCAAGGAGATCGAGCGCGCGCTCAAGGCCCAGGCCGACCGCCACGCCGCCAGTGCGCGCCCGGATCTGCGCGCCGACATCGAGTCGATGCAGCAGGAATTCCTGCGCGCGATCGCGGCGCTCAAGGGCAGCAAGCTCGCCGGCAAGAAGCCCAACGAGGCGCTGTACGCCCTGCCCTGGTACATGATCATCGGCCCACCGGGCGCGGGCAAGAGCACCGCGCTGCGCCAGAGCGGGCTGCGCTTCCCCTACCAGTCGAAGTCCGGTGGTGGCGTGCAGGGCGTCGGCGGCACCCGCAACTGCCAGTGGTGGATGACCAACGAGGCGGTCATCCTCGACACCGCCGGTCGCTACACCACCGAGGACAGCGACCGCGACGAGTGGATGTCGTTCCTCGACCTGCTCAAGAAGAACCGCCCCAAGCAGCCGGTCAACGGCGTGATGGTGGCGATCGCCGTCACCGACATCTCCGAGGCCCAGCCCGACGAGGTCCACGCGCGTGCGCGCGAGGTCCGAGCCCGCATCGACGAGGTCATGGCCAAGCTCGAGATGGTCGTGCCGGTGTACGTGCTGTTCACCAAGGTCGACCTGTTGCCCGGCTTCGTCGAGATCTTCGGTGACCTCGGCGACGCCGAGCGGCGACAGATCTGGGGCTTCACCGCGCCAGTGACCCAGAAGTCCGATCCGGCCACGCTGTTCCAGAAGCACTTCGACGAGCTCGCGCAGGTGGTCGAGCGCCGCGCGATCCGACGCATGGGCGACGAACGGCGGGCCGAGTCGCGCGACAAGATCTACGAGTTCCCGCAGTACTTCGAGCCCATGCGCGACAAGCTGGCGGCCTTCGTCGGCGAGCTGATGGCCGACAACGTCTACGCCGAGTCGCCGCACCTGCGCGGGGTCTACTTCACCAGTGGCACCCAAGAAGGCCGCACCATCGACCGCATCATGAACTCGATGGCGGCGGCGTTCGGCATCCAGCCCAAGCTGGCCTACACGACGCCGCAGGTCGAGCCCAAGAGCTACTTCCTCGGCGAGCTTTTCGAGAAGGTCATCTTCCCCGACAAGAACATCGCCCAGCGCAGCGCCGCCAAGGTCAAGCGTCAGGCCCTGATCGGCCACGCCATCGGCGGCGGCCTGCTGCTGGCTTCGATCGGCATGGCGCTACTGCCGGTGGTCGCGTTCCGCAACAACCGCGAGCTGATGACCGAGGCCCAGGACGCGCTCTCCAAGGTCGAGGAGCACGTGGGGCAGAAGGTGCCCGATCGCGTGAACGCGCCGATCCGGTTGGCGCAGGTCGACCCGTTGCGCGCGGTCGAGCGCACCCTCGACGAGCACGCCGACGACGGCGCACCGCTGTTGCTGCGCATGGGCATGTACCAGGGCGCGAAGTTCCAGCCACAGATGCGCCGGCTGTACCTGCGCACGGTCCGTGACGAGCTGGTGCGACCGTTCATCGACCTCACGGTCGCCGACCTCAAGCGCTTCGTGCAGAAGCACGGCCCCACGAGCGACGCCGTCAGCGGCGACCTCCACCGCGAGTACGAGGAGAAGCTGCGCTTCTACCTGCTGCTCACCGCCACCGCCAAGGGCGGCGGCGAGCTCGACTACCCGCCCAAGGGCGAGCCCGGCCTCGACGAGAAGCAGCGCGAGTGGATCCGCGGACGCATCGCCGACCAGTGGCGCGACGCGCTCAAGCACCTCGGCGACGTCGCCGACCGCGACACCATGCTGAACGTCGCCGACGCGTACCTCGACATCGTCGCCGAGGACAAGCTGTACCTGTTCGAGCGCGAGCTCAAGGTCGTCGAGAACACCCGCAAGATCTTGAAGCGCACCGATCAGCTCGACGCGCTGCTGCACGAGCTGCTGCGCGACGTCGAGGCGCCGGACCTCACGCTCGCCGACATCTCGAGCAGCCGCAAGGCACTGCTCAACGACGACGTGGTCGTGCCCGGCAAGTACACCCGCCAGGCCTGGGACGACGGCATCGCGGTGAAGCTCAGCCAGTCGGTCGACGCGCTGCTCGGCAACGAGTGGGTGCTGGGTTGGACCGAGGAAGAGGTCACCAAGAACCGTGAGCGCCAGCTCGACCTGCTGCGCTCGCGCTACTTCACCGAGTACATCGACGCCTGGAAGAAGTTCGTCCAGGCCATCTACACCAAGGCGCCGAGCGACCTGTCCGACGCCGGCGAGATCCTCAAAGACCTCACGGGTGGTTCGCCGGCGCCAATCCGGCGCACGTGCACCTTCGTCCTCTACCACACCACCCTCGACGATCCGGATCCGGAGGTCGAGGAGGACGAGCCCGATCTCGCCGACCAGGCGCTCGAGGCGGGTGCAAAGCAGCTCGAGAAGAAGGCCGGCAAGGCGGGCAGCAAGCTGGAGGCGGCGCGCAAGAAGCTGCTCGAGGAGCGCCGGAAGAAGCGTCAGAACGACCCGACCCTCAAGATCAACGAGGACGTGAAGAAGGAGTTCGCCGACTTCATCAAGTTCGGCTGCGGCGAGCAGATGCCGGCCAAGGAGGGCGAGCCGCCGCCACCGGCCAAGGCGGTGCCGCTCGACGCCTACGAGCAGGAGCTCAAGGCCGTGCGCGACGCCCTGAACGCCAAGCTCGCCGAGGAGAGCGCGGCCAACAACGCGGCGCTGAAGAAGGCCGTCGACACCGCGCTGACCACCAGCGAGAACCTCGTCAACGAGGCCGACAACGGCGCGTGGTTGGCGTCGTCGTTGCGCAAGATCCTGCTGCCGCCGCTGCGCGGCATGGCCGGGCTCGCCGGCCGCGGCGTGGACAAGGACCTCACCAACAAGTACTGCGCCGAGGTCGTCGACCCGATGAACAAGCTGCTGGCGAAGTACCCCTTCGCGCCCAAGGGCAGCGACGTGAGCCTGCAGCAGTTCTCCGAGTTCTTCGCGCCCGACGGCGGCAAGCTGTGGGCGTTCTACGACGCCGCGCTCGCCGGCCGCGTGCCGGAGAAGAACCACTCCTTCTCCATCACCAACGCCGGCAGCGGCGTCACGGCGATCGATCCGCGACTGGTGCAGTTCCTGAACCGCGCCCGCGACCTGCAGCGGGCGCTCTACGCCAACGGCGGCGCCGACATGGCGGTGGAGTTCGACGTGACGATCCGCGGCACCTCGAGTGCAGCCCGCACGACCCTCACCATCGACGGCCACGAGTACGTCTACAAGAACGGTCCTGAGCAGGCCGAGCACTTCGTGTGGCCCGGCGAGGGCGACAAGAAGGTCGGCAGCGTGGTCGCGGTCGGCGAGGGCTTCCGCGACGAGTTCGGTCAGCAGAGCAAGTGGGGCCTGTTCCGCCTCCTCGAGGCCGGCACCATCTCGTCGGGCGGCAACGGCTCGGGCTTCACCATCGTCTTCAACCTGTCGCCGACCGCGGGCGCGCGGAACCCCGATCAGGCGTTCCTGCGCATGCGCATCAAGCCGCAGGAGCCGGACATCAACCCGTTCTTCGGCAACGACGACCGGCCCGTCGACTTCATGTCGCTGTTCCGCCACCCCGACTTGGTGCCGCCCAAGTCGATCCTCATCGGAGGCCCGCAGTGTCCGTGA
- the tagF gene encoding type VI secretion system-associated protein TagF, giving the protein MVNPRMGVFGKLPSAGDFVSHNASHPVARALQEWMVGEVENLAAKRKHLPPTPVKFLVRDPAGTSACIGAFAPGRDRVGREFPLASFVYVDLPVATVRFPSLPVAYASFLETAARMVASAAELTLDLPGVLIRGDTLVLPGPQELEDARTWTHQALDATPGQTILDALFGPAADGVAFHGVHMFMSACAHVHGMDPGRASIVLDCPCTDDVQLIFWLRLADTLLQWRRAPPSLFWIGPDGPNSRLLICLGAPAPGVLHFLSDPSVAAEKLWPMRTSHASAIEAGRRGLSPNVTRALTLPPPAASGLLNMLAAG; this is encoded by the coding sequence ATGGTGAACCCACGCATGGGCGTGTTCGGCAAGCTGCCGAGCGCCGGCGACTTCGTCTCGCACAACGCGTCGCACCCGGTCGCGCGCGCGCTGCAGGAGTGGATGGTCGGCGAGGTCGAAAACCTCGCCGCCAAGCGCAAGCACCTGCCCCCGACGCCGGTGAAGTTCCTCGTGCGCGATCCGGCCGGCACCAGCGCGTGCATCGGTGCGTTCGCGCCCGGTCGCGATCGGGTCGGCCGCGAGTTCCCGCTGGCGAGCTTCGTCTACGTCGACCTGCCGGTCGCGACCGTTCGCTTCCCGTCGCTGCCGGTGGCGTACGCGAGCTTTCTCGAGACCGCCGCACGCATGGTCGCCAGCGCTGCCGAGCTCACGCTCGATCTGCCGGGCGTGCTCATCCGCGGCGACACGCTCGTGCTGCCCGGCCCGCAGGAGCTCGAGGACGCGCGCACCTGGACCCATCAGGCGCTCGACGCGACCCCGGGGCAGACCATCCTCGACGCGTTGTTCGGGCCGGCCGCCGACGGCGTCGCGTTCCACGGCGTGCACATGTTCATGTCCGCGTGCGCGCACGTGCACGGCATGGACCCGGGGCGCGCATCGATCGTCCTCGATTGCCCGTGCACCGACGATGTGCAGCTCATCTTCTGGCTGCGCCTGGCCGACACGCTGCTGCAGTGGCGTCGCGCGCCGCCGTCGTTGTTCTGGATCGGCCCCGACGGGCCCAACTCGCGGCTGCTGATCTGCCTGGGCGCACCGGCGCCGGGCGTGCTGCACTTCCTCAGCGACCCGAGCGTCGCCGCCGAGAAGCTGTGGCCGATGCGCACCTCCCACGCCAGTGCGATCGAGGCCGGCCGGCGCGGGCTGTCGCCGAACGTCACCCGCGCGCTCACGCTGCCTCCGCCGGCGGCCAGCGGCCTGCTCAACATGCTCGCGGCGGGATGA
- the tssB gene encoding type VI secretion system contractile sheath small subunit, with protein MGKEASVAPKERVNIVYKPATDGAEEVELPLKILAIGDYTGRKDDRQLEDRKPINIDKDNFEEVMEKHDLHIDISVPDKLSGDEGAELAVSLGFKSMKDFSPEGILQQVPELRQLMELRNALTALKSPLGNKPEFRKALEKLLGDDESRKKLMAELGIDKGEG; from the coding sequence ATGGGTAAGGAAGCTTCGGTCGCGCCCAAAGAGCGCGTGAACATCGTCTACAAGCCCGCCACCGATGGTGCCGAAGAGGTCGAGCTCCCGCTCAAGATCCTCGCGATCGGTGACTACACCGGCCGCAAGGACGACCGGCAGCTCGAGGATCGCAAGCCGATCAACATCGACAAGGACAACTTCGAAGAGGTGATGGAGAAGCACGATCTCCACATCGACATCAGCGTGCCCGACAAGCTCTCGGGCGACGAAGGTGCCGAGCTCGCGGTGAGCCTGGGCTTCAAGTCCATGAAGGACTTCTCGCCCGAGGGGATCCTGCAGCAGGTGCCGGAGCTGCGGCAGCTGATGGAACTCCGCAATGCACTCACGGCGCTCAAGTCGCCGCTGGGCAACAAGCCCGAATTCCGCAAGGCGCTCGAGAAGCTGCTGGGCGACGACGAGTCGCGCAAGAAGCTGATGGCGGAGCTGGGCATCGACAAGGGTGAAGGCTGA
- the tssC gene encoding type VI secretion system contractile sheath large subunit has protein sequence MADEQQEAGGGAATTLSEGSLLDQILSEAKVTPGDQDTYAIAKQGISAFITEVLTSSDKYRKIDKAAVDVMIAEIDTRLSAQINQILHNQTFQQLESAWRGLKYLVDKVNFRENVRVEVLNCSKQDLMDDFEDSPEIPKSGLYRTVYSAEYGTFGGKPVGLMVSNYDFGPGPQDMQLLSNCAAVATMSHAPFMANTSPAFFGEESFENLPKLKDLKSLFEGPQYARWHAFRESEDSRYVGLCMPRFLLRLPYGQATIPVKSFNFEEEAIGNHDAYLWGPASIAFATRVADSFAKYRWCPNIIGPQSGGAVEDLPLHQYKAMGEIQTKIPTEIQLTERREFELSEEGFIGLVYRKDSNNAAFFSANSCQKAKIFADTPEGKASELNYRLGTQLPYMFIITRLAHYMKVMQREQIGSWKERGDLERELNIWIGQYVADMENPAPAVRSRRPLRAAKILVEDVPGQPGWYRCNLQLRPHFKYMGASFTLSLVGKLDKT, from the coding sequence ATGGCAGACGAGCAACAGGAAGCAGGCGGCGGCGCAGCGACGACCCTCTCCGAGGGGTCCTTGCTGGATCAGATCCTCTCGGAGGCCAAGGTCACCCCCGGTGACCAGGACACGTACGCGATCGCCAAGCAGGGCATCAGCGCGTTCATCACCGAGGTGCTGACCTCGTCGGACAAGTACCGCAAGATCGACAAGGCGGCCGTCGACGTGATGATCGCCGAGATCGACACGCGGCTGTCGGCGCAGATCAACCAGATCCTCCACAACCAGACCTTCCAGCAGCTCGAGTCCGCATGGCGCGGCCTCAAGTACCTGGTCGACAAGGTCAACTTCCGCGAGAACGTCCGCGTCGAGGTGCTGAACTGCTCGAAGCAGGACCTCATGGACGACTTCGAGGACTCGCCGGAGATCCCCAAGTCGGGCCTCTACCGCACGGTGTACTCGGCGGAGTACGGCACCTTCGGCGGCAAGCCGGTGGGCCTGATGGTGTCGAACTACGACTTCGGCCCCGGCCCGCAGGACATGCAGCTGCTGTCGAACTGCGCCGCGGTCGCGACCATGTCGCACGCGCCGTTCATGGCCAACACCAGCCCGGCGTTCTTCGGCGAGGAGTCGTTCGAGAACCTGCCCAAGCTGAAGGACCTGAAGTCGCTGTTCGAGGGCCCGCAGTACGCACGCTGGCACGCGTTCCGCGAGAGCGAGGACTCGCGCTACGTCGGCCTGTGCATGCCGCGGTTCCTGCTGCGTCTGCCCTACGGCCAGGCCACCATCCCGGTGAAGTCGTTCAACTTCGAAGAGGAGGCGATCGGCAACCACGACGCGTACCTCTGGGGTCCGGCTTCGATCGCGTTCGCGACCCGCGTCGCGGACTCGTTCGCGAAGTACCGCTGGTGTCCGAACATCATCGGGCCGCAGTCGGGCGGCGCGGTCGAGGACCTGCCGCTGCATCAGTACAAGGCGATGGGCGAGATCCAGACCAAGATCCCGACCGAGATCCAGCTGACGGAGCGTCGCGAGTTCGAGCTCTCCGAGGAGGGCTTCATCGGGCTGGTCTATCGCAAGGACAGCAACAACGCGGCGTTCTTCTCGGCGAACTCGTGCCAGAAGGCGAAGATCTTCGCCGACACGCCCGAGGGCAAGGCCTCGGAGCTCAACTACCGCCTCGGCACCCAGCTGCCGTACATGTTCATCATCACGCGGCTGGCCCACTACATGAAGGTCATGCAGCGCGAGCAGATCGGCAGCTGGAAAGAGCGCGGCGACCTCGAGCGCGAGCTCAACATCTGGATCGGCCAGTACGTCGCCGACATGGAGAACCCGGCACCGGCGGTGCGGAGCCGTCGCCCACTGCGGGCCGCGAAGATCCTCGTCGAGGACGTGCCCGGTCAGCCCGGCTGGTACCGCTGCAACCTGCAGCTGCGCCCGCACTTCAAGTACATGGGCGCCTCGTTCACGCTCAGCCTCGTCGGTAAGCTCGACAAGACCTGA
- a CDS encoding YbhB/YbcL family Raf kinase inhibitor-like protein gives MLCASAGCVGTSSGDAGTSTGSSSSGAATTDGTTTASTTTNASESSSSSSTGTTTEGSSTSETGSSSGGADSSGSTTEAVAFAVTSPEFVDGGGLPHTAHIDGGNMSPALDWVGVPAGTMSFGVFLHDLDFLGGNPDGFPHSAIWNIPADATGLPADIEHTAMPSDVAGALQCRNWTGSQFGYGGPGSAANHYEFIVYALDVETLDEVDQNDSLVNVYDALEAHAIAKAMIIGQSTGP, from the coding sequence TTGCTGTGTGCTTCCGCCGGGTGTGTCGGCACATCGAGCGGCGATGCTGGCACCAGCACCGGCTCGAGTTCGTCGGGCGCGGCGACCACCGACGGCACCACCACCGCCAGCACCACCACGAACGCCAGCGAGAGCTCGTCCAGCAGCTCGACCGGCACCACCACCGAGGGCTCGTCCACCAGCGAGACTGGCAGCTCGAGTGGCGGCGCCGACTCGAGCGGTAGCACCACCGAGGCCGTCGCGTTCGCCGTGACGAGCCCGGAGTTCGTCGACGGCGGCGGCCTGCCCCACACCGCGCACATCGACGGCGGCAACATGTCGCCGGCGCTCGACTGGGTCGGCGTGCCCGCCGGCACCATGAGCTTCGGCGTGTTCCTGCACGACCTCGACTTCCTCGGCGGCAACCCGGATGGCTTCCCCCACTCGGCGATCTGGAACATCCCCGCCGACGCCACCGGCCTGCCCGCCGACATCGAGCACACCGCGATGCCGAGCGATGTGGCTGGCGCGCTGCAGTGCCGCAACTGGACCGGCTCGCAGTTCGGCTACGGCGGCCCCGGCTCGGCCGCGAACCACTACGAGTTCATCGTGTACGCGCTCGACGTCGAGACCCTCGACGAGGTCGATCAGAACGACTCGCTGGTGAACGTCTACGACGCACTCGAGGCCCACGCGATCGCGAAGGCGATGATCATCGGCCAGTCGACCGGTCCGTGA
- the tssA gene encoding type VI secretion system protein TssA, giving the protein MLDEIRSRAASFLEPIAGAEPAGVAASLDPRYEAVRAEVAKLDAPTGGEIDWKAVARGCKELLVGTSKDFLLASQNAYALLQLERWAGLATGLAVLDGMLERWWEQGFPPVARLRGRGNAVDWLTARLEIALPTVGVQAGEVAAFEAVRTLWTGMGTRARDRLGEFAPAMGGVAEALERLRINLPAEAVGAAGSSAAPTPSPEPAPTSAPAPAPEPAPAAAPAAAEAPAAAPADDPIAIAQAAAEPWLAPIDGPNPAGVEARYDTGYEAARVEIAKLEAITDQVVEWKLVQDNAGAILRTRSKDLLMASYFAFARFKLNGLADLLMGLQLIIALLERYWEGLQPERVRGRANALAWLVGQLELVLPTLQLTPKQRPLVLGLQRTCTSLATQMRERMGSDGPSLGSVNERVQRMLLALPEEKPPEPPKPAPAPTPAPTTAPTAAPAPAPAPAVPAMKSVAAVDNPDQVNTFLQETSRALISAAGVLRTAAPANPTAYRLLRQGLYLHLSNPPPSDAGGKTQIPALPAPRRAAFVAMENNGKWEAMLDEAESALMQSRFCLDLHRYSHRALERLGDSFAGARTVVASEVAALLSRMPTLPDLLAGDGTPLSDGDTKTWLAQVVLAGSGGGGGSGGSAGDEDKPVFAEVRGLLTAGKAGDGMRIATARIEASTTAKQRFTRRLALASALLDTSSPMLARGMFASLEQQLRSDGLMAWEPELASQVLEGFVRAIRAAAKAGSRYEQADAVYERLCQVDPMAAARLAG; this is encoded by the coding sequence ATGCTCGACGAGATCCGTAGCCGCGCCGCGAGCTTCCTCGAGCCCATCGCCGGCGCCGAGCCGGCCGGTGTGGCCGCGAGCCTCGACCCTCGCTACGAGGCCGTGCGCGCCGAGGTCGCCAAGCTCGACGCGCCGACCGGCGGCGAGATCGACTGGAAGGCGGTCGCGCGCGGCTGCAAGGAGCTGCTGGTCGGCACTAGCAAGGACTTCCTGCTCGCCAGCCAGAACGCCTACGCGTTGCTGCAGCTCGAGCGATGGGCGGGGCTCGCGACCGGCCTCGCGGTGCTCGACGGCATGCTCGAGCGCTGGTGGGAGCAGGGCTTCCCGCCGGTCGCGCGGCTGCGCGGCCGCGGCAACGCCGTCGACTGGTTGACCGCACGCCTCGAGATCGCGCTGCCGACGGTGGGCGTGCAGGCCGGCGAGGTCGCGGCGTTCGAGGCGGTGCGAACCCTGTGGACGGGCATGGGCACGCGCGCCCGCGATCGCCTCGGCGAGTTCGCGCCCGCGATGGGTGGCGTCGCCGAGGCGCTGGAACGACTGCGCATCAACCTCCCCGCCGAGGCCGTCGGCGCCGCGGGCAGCAGCGCTGCACCGACGCCGAGCCCCGAGCCCGCGCCCACGTCGGCACCCGCACCCGCACCGGAGCCCGCACCCGCAGCCGCCCCGGCGGCGGCCGAGGCCCCGGCGGCGGCACCCGCCGACGATCCGATCGCGATCGCCCAGGCCGCGGCCGAGCCGTGGCTGGCCCCGATCGATGGCCCGAACCCCGCCGGGGTCGAGGCCCGCTACGACACCGGCTACGAGGCCGCGCGCGTCGAGATTGCGAAGCTCGAGGCCATCACCGATCAGGTCGTCGAGTGGAAGCTCGTGCAGGACAACGCCGGTGCGATCCTCCGCACGCGCTCGAAGGACCTGCTGATGGCGAGCTACTTCGCCTTCGCGCGCTTCAAGCTGAATGGGCTCGCCGACCTGTTGATGGGCCTGCAGCTCATCATCGCGCTGCTCGAACGCTATTGGGAGGGCCTGCAGCCCGAGCGCGTGCGCGGCCGCGCCAACGCGCTCGCGTGGCTGGTCGGTCAGCTCGAGCTGGTGCTGCCGACGCTGCAGCTCACGCCCAAGCAGCGCCCGCTGGTGCTCGGCCTCCAACGCACGTGCACCTCGCTCGCCACGCAGATGCGCGAGCGCATGGGCAGCGACGGTCCCAGCCTCGGCAGCGTGAACGAACGCGTGCAGCGGATGCTGCTCGCACTCCCGGAGGAGAAGCCGCCCGAGCCGCCCAAGCCCGCGCCGGCGCCCACCCCCGCGCCCACGACCGCACCGACCGCCGCGCCCGCGCCCGCCCCCGCGCCCGCGGTGCCGGCGATGAAGTCGGTCGCCGCCGTCGACAACCCCGATCAGGTCAACACATTCTTGCAGGAGACCAGCCGCGCGCTGATCAGCGCGGCCGGCGTGCTGCGCACCGCGGCGCCGGCCAACCCAACCGCCTATCGATTGCTGCGCCAGGGCCTCTACCTGCACCTGTCGAATCCGCCGCCGTCGGATGCCGGTGGCAAGACGCAGATCCCGGCCCTACCCGCGCCGCGGCGCGCCGCGTTCGTCGCGATGGAGAACAACGGCAAGTGGGAGGCGATGCTCGACGAGGCCGAGTCGGCCCTGATGCAGTCGCGGTTCTGCCTCGACTTGCATCGCTACAGTCATCGCGCGCTCGAACGACTGGGCGACAGCTTTGCGGGGGCGCGCACCGTGGTCGCCTCCGAGGTCGCTGCGCTGCTCTCGCGCATGCCGACGCTGCCCGATCTCCTGGCCGGCGACGGCACGCCGCTGTCCGACGGCGACACCAAGACCTGGCTCGCGCAGGTCGTGCTCGCCGGCAGCGGCGGTGGTGGTGGGAGCGGGGGCAGTGCTGGCGACGAGGACAAGCCGGTGTTCGCCGAGGTCCGCGGCCTGCTGACCGCGGGCAAGGCGGGCGACGGCATGCGCATCGCGACCGCGCGCATCGAGGCCTCGACCACGGCGAAGCAGCGGTTCACCCGGCGACTCGCGCTGGCCTCGGCGTTGCTCGACACCAGCTCACCCATGCTGGCGCGCGGCATGTTCGCATCGCTCGAGCAGCAGCTGCGATCGGACGGCCTGATGGCGTGGGAGCCCGAGCTGGCCTCGCAGGTGCTGGAGGGCTTCGTGCGCGCGATTCGGGCCGCGGCCAAGGCCGGCTCGCGCTACGAGCAGGCCGACGCGGTGTACGAGCGACTGTGCCAGGTCGACCCGATGGCCGCGGCTCGCCTGGCCGGTTGA